In the Carassius auratus strain Wakin chromosome 50, ASM336829v1, whole genome shotgun sequence genome, one interval contains:
- the LOC113067004 gene encoding uncharacterized protein LOC113067004 isoform X1, which yields MAESTRHITIQNGDALPELQQCNKCCSNYHCPFCAASVFKPAKLVKLKTHLQSHFNKAVVCGGYTIHRCGLGCRPALHHHCPYCETTILKRGDFEKHVQVCKKTPPPTSATIPSPTTAALTTPAVRGTPSSTTAVLTTPAVRGKPSPTTAVLTTPSPTTAVPTTPAVFSGRVCVRPVIRKRCPVCNILINKRNLKKHIDRKHTEEPIQDINATSHLESQCIDRTNGIFTVLKVTKGHSVPLHIQVKTWGEHHKVICESHECQVSMEVAQRSGLSSYQCKHIRSVNYCASSAEPVSLKEEILSEMVKAKWFSNEKKKICLTRQQHANSSHIPLSVQTSIGTPETKKFISVFEPSVSYYSRLGRVMVVYDSKLNTWHCPCAILRRSCVHKYIAKWHLFQTQRDLFRTVFSREESPRKEPYAQSEKDFREDNPVYPPKHQGLNNMVCYILQHKKIPVDLPDDVRVPSPDKDYPKILCPDECVCQICPGVVPLSEPILITKKAKILTNWSIIEDVAIYCKQCPLCGMFYRYQEWKDHLHNFDDHNILAIPLCLTLRSLLQVHTSVSRAVNYLEDLTGLKFPAPDTVLHAYLHFEALVEHEYRYSCITCGDHPPVVIMDLHKKGVFHFSASDTEEPPENFRGDVNIETFWEALSKEMICRGFVASGAQNPFAVKPTYHFWAPWIGKRTRRSDNVLNTEFEKVHSSKSASETAEITVTEERLKEELQKQKVIVIRKLCKECGLDSTGSRSDLLLRLSNEMKSRQTYDKIFEKIWGASGGWGVIMCPCGVVYSLKCNLRAESPRDFVDLLFSWKHMPNIIIYDFARGLATHANLRAPESIPIHPHEGRLAEPTQENITLARSGNLKVSLPWLEEKKSASDPQGHPLTGSSDHYILSDRFHENNTKDSRDVLRKITIVPQLAGKINSQVAEQLFSKMRKNNYFLNMSQPSTHLFQMRTIIHHYNENKNNKVRTRLMKTFGSKLVMNMHGQAVLENSDISIDELVPTDIEMEHVTPTSMTVPTSTETEMVCNYKCLSASRDCWDCVPTHRQSVMLEWALGTGDQDETIAEVGNVVLKRKDFWTLGLNEQLEATIANSCLEVITLFSMERGLDVWTANAYVVVTWLPPNNLDPSLSFPDNIALKDCIIFPAWKPGHWMLCQDDSQNCTWNMDANKKQGYPPTDWWCGLWSLHVDVCSTSCLGSTL from the exons ATGGCGGAGAGCACG AGACATATAACTATTCAGAATGGTGACGCATTACCTGAGCTGCAGCAGTGCAACAAGTGTTGCAGCAATTATCACTGCCCTTTTTGCGCGGCCAGCGTGTTTAAGCCAGCCAAACTGGTCAAATTAAAAACCCATCTTCAAAGCCACTTTAACAAGGCAGTAGTCTGTGGAG gctATACTATACACAGATGTGGACTAGGATGTAGACCAGCTCTACATCACCACTGTCCATACTGTGAAACAACAATTTTAAAGAGAGGTGATTTTGAAAAACATGTACAGGTTTGCAAAAAAACCCCACCTCCAACTTCAGCCACAATTCCATCTCCAACCACTGCAGCATTGACCACACCAGCTGTGAGAGGGACACCATCTTCAACCACTGCAGTGCTGACCACACCAGCTGTGAGAGGGAAACCATCTCCTACCACTGCAGTTCTGACCACACCATCTCCAACCACTGCAGTGCCAACTACACCAGCAGTCTTCTCAGGAAGGGTTTGTGTAAGGCCTGTGATCAGAAAAAGATGCCCAGTTTGCAATATCCTCATTAATAAAAGAAACCTAAAAAAGCACATTGACCGCAAACACACAGAAGAGCCAATACAGGACATTAATGCCACATCCCATCTTGAGAGCCAGTGCATCGATAGGACAAATGGCATATTTACAGTTCTTAAAGTTACAAAGGGTCACAGTGTTCCTCTTCATATTCAGGTCAAGACATGGGGAGAACATCATAAGGTCATTTGTGAATCACATGAATGTCAGGTCAGTATGGAAGTTGCACAGAGAAGTGGCCTGTCATCATACCAGTGCAAACACATCCGCTCTGTAAATTACTGTGCATCCTCTGCAGAACCAGTCTCCCTGAAAGAAGAGATTTTATCCGAGATGGTGAAAGCAAAGTGGTTTAGTAATGAAAAGAAGAAGATTTGCCTTACTCGGCAGCAGCATGCTAACAGCAGTCACATACCACTCTCTGTTCAAACCTCGATCGGCACCCCTGAAACAAAGAAGTTCATTTCAGTATTTGAACCCAGTGTCTCCTATTACAGCAGGTTGGGGCGTGTAATGGTTGTATATGACTCAAAATTAAACACATGGCATTGTCCCTGTGCCATATTGAGGCGCTCATGTGTGcacaaatatattgcaaaatggCACCTTTTTCAGACACAACGCGACTTGTTTCGAACAGTCTTCAGCAGAGAAGAATCACCACGCAAAGAACCATATGCACAGTCTGAGAAGGATTTCAGAGAAGACAATCCTGTTTATCCTCCAAAACATCAAGGGTTAAATAATATGGTATGTTACATTCTTCAGCACAAGAAGATTCCTGTTGATCTACCAGATGATGTGCGGGTACCATCACCAGACAAAGATTACCCAAAAATCCTTTGTCCAGATGAATGTGTCTGTCAGATTTGTCCAGGTGTTGTTCCCCTCAGTGAACCCATCCTAATTACGAAGAAGGCTAAAATACTCACAAACTGGTCCATAATTGAAG atgTTGCCATTTACTGTAAGCAGTGCCCACTATGTGGAATGTTCTACCGTTATCAGGAGTGGAAAGACCACCTACATAACTTTGATGACCACAACATCCTTGCAATACCCTTATGCCTAACCTTGAGAAGCCTTCTTCAG GTGCATACATCGGTGAGCAGAGCAGTAAATTATTTGGAAGATTTGACAGGTTTGAAGTTTCCGGCACCAGACACGGTTCTTCATGCCTACTTGCATTTTGAGGCCCTTGTGGAACATGAGTACAGATACTCATGTATTACCTGTGGTGACCATCCCCCAGTGGTGATAATGGATCTACACAAAAAGGGTGTTTTCCATTTTTCTG caagtgaCACAGAGGAACCTCCTGAAAACTTCCGAGGGGACGTCAATATAGAAACATTCTGGGAGGCACTATCCAAAGAAATGATATGTCGTGGATTTGTTGCAA GTGGTGCACAAAATCCATTTGCAGTTAAACCTACGTATCACTTCTGGGCTCCTTGGATTGGCAAGAGGACACGTCGTTCAGACAATGTGCTAAACACAGAGTTTGAAAAAGTTCATTCTTCAAAGTCTGCCTCAGAGACTGCAGAAATTACGGTGACAGAGGAGAGGCTGAAAGAAGAACTTCAAAAGCAGAAG GTTATTGTTATTCGGAAACTATGCAAAGAATGTGGTCTGGACTCCACTGGCTCTCGGAGTGACCTCCTCCTCAGATTGTCCAATGAAATGAAATCGAGGCAAACATATGATAAAATCTTTGAAAAAATCTGGGGTGCCTCTG GAGGCTGGGGAGTCATCATGTGCCCATGTGGTGTagtttacagtttaaaatgcaaTCTTCGAGCAGAAAGCCCTCGAGATTTTGTTGATCTTCTGTTCTCATGGAAGCACATGCCGAACATTATCATTTATGACTTTGCACGCGGTTTAGCAACACATGCCAATCTCAGGGCACCAGAAAGCATTCCTATTCATCCACATGAGGGACGCTTGGCAGAACCCACTCAAGAAAACATTACACTTGCCAGATCTGGAAATCTGAAAGTGTCCTTGCCTTGGCTGGAGGAAAAAAAGAGTGCAAGTGATCCTCAAGGACACCCACTGACAGGATCTTCTGATCATTACATATTATCTGACCGTTTTCACGAGAACAATACCAAAGACAGTAGAGATGTTCTGAGGAAGATCACTATAGTGCCTCAACTAGCTGGAAAAATAAATAGCCAGGTTGCAGAGCAACTGTTCTCAAAGATGAGAAAAAATAACTACTTCTTGAACATGTCTCAGCCATCAACACACCTCTTTCAAATGAGGACCATAATTCACCACTATAACGaaaacaagaacaacaaagtGAGGACTAGATTAATGAAGACATTTGGATCAAAGTTGGTGATGAATATGCATGGACAGGCTGTGCTGG AAAATTCGGACATCTCTATAGACGAGCTAGTCCCCACAGACATTGAGATGGAGCATGTTACCCCGACATCAATGACGGTCCCAACCAGTA cagAAACTGAAATGGTGTGTAATTATAAATGCCTGTCTGCCAGTAGAGATTGTTGGGATTGTGTGCCAACTCATAGGCAATCAGTAATG CTTGAATGGGCTTTGGGGACAGGCGACCAAGATGAGACAATTGCTGAAGTTGGAAACGTGGTTCTGAAAAGAAAAGATTTCTGGACTCTCGGTCTCAATGAGCAGTTGGAGGCAACA ATTGCAAACAGCTGTCTTGAAGTAATTACTTTGTTCTCTATGGAACGA GGATTGGATGTGTGGACAGCTAATGCATATGTTGTGGTGACCTGGTTGCCTCCAAATAATCTGGACCCATCCTTGTCATTTCCA GATAACATTGCACTAAAAGACTGCATTATCTTCCCTGCTTGGAAGCCAGGACACTGGATGTTGTGT CAAGATGACAGCCAAAATTGCACCTGGAACATGGATGCTAATAAAAAACAAG gatatCCCCCAACAGATTGGTGGTGTGGACTGTGGAGTCTTCATGTTGatg tatGCTCTACATCTTGCCTTGGGAGCACcctttga
- the LOC113067004 gene encoding uncharacterized protein LOC113067004 isoform X2 produces MAESTRHITIQNGDALPELQQCNKCCSNYHCPFCAASVFKPAKLVKLKTHLQSHFNKAVVCGGYTIHRCGLGCRPALHHHCPYCETTILKRGDFEKHVQVCKKTPPPTSATIPSPTTAALTTPAVRGTPSSTTAVLTTPAVRGKPSPTTAVLTTPSPTTAVPTTPAVFSGRVCVRPVIRKRCPVCNILINKRNLKKHIDRKHTEEPIQDINATSHLESQCIDRTNGIFTVLKVTKGHSVPLHIQVKTWGEHHKVICESHECQVSMEVAQRSGLSSYQCKHIRSVNYCASSAEPVSLKEEILSEMVKAKWFSNEKKKICLTRQQHANSSHIPLSVQTSIGTPETKKFISVFEPSVSYYSRLGRVMVVYDSKLNTWHCPCAILRRSCVHKYIAKWHLFQTQRDLFRTVFSREESPRKEPYAQSEKDFREDNPVYPPKHQGLNNMVCYILQHKKIPVDLPDDVRVPSPDKDYPKILCPDECVCQICPGVVPLSEPILITKKAKILTNWSIIEDVAIYCKQCPLCGMFYRYQEWKDHLHNFDDHNILAIPLCLTLRSLLQVHTSVSRAVNYLEDLTGLKFPAPDTVLHAYLHFEALVEHEYRYSCITCGDHPPVVIMDLHKKGVFHFSASDTEEPPENFRGDVNIETFWEALSKEMICRGFVASGAQNPFAVKPTYHFWAPWIGKRTRRSDNVLNTEFEKVHSSKSASETAEITVTEERLKEELQKQKVIVIRKLCKECGLDSTGSRSDLLLRLSNEMKSRQTYDKIFEKIWGASGGWGVIMCPCGVVYSLKCNLRAESPRDFVDLLFSWKHMPNIIIYDFARGLATHANLRAPESIPIHPHEGRLAEPTQENITLARSGNLKVSLPWLEEKKSASDPQGHPLTGSSDHYILSDRFHENNTKDSRDVLRKITIVPQLAGKINSQVAEQLFSKMRKNNYFLNMSQPSTHLFQMRTIIHHYNENKNNKVRTRLMKTFGSKLVMNMHGQAVLENSDISIDELVPTDIEMEHVTPTSMTVPTSTETEMVCNYKCLSASRDCWDCVPTHRQSVMLEWALGTGDQDETIAEVGNVVLKRKDFWTLGLNEQLEATQDDSQNCTWNMDANKKQGYPPTDWWCGLWSLHVDVCSTSCLGSTL; encoded by the exons ATGGCGGAGAGCACG AGACATATAACTATTCAGAATGGTGACGCATTACCTGAGCTGCAGCAGTGCAACAAGTGTTGCAGCAATTATCACTGCCCTTTTTGCGCGGCCAGCGTGTTTAAGCCAGCCAAACTGGTCAAATTAAAAACCCATCTTCAAAGCCACTTTAACAAGGCAGTAGTCTGTGGAG gctATACTATACACAGATGTGGACTAGGATGTAGACCAGCTCTACATCACCACTGTCCATACTGTGAAACAACAATTTTAAAGAGAGGTGATTTTGAAAAACATGTACAGGTTTGCAAAAAAACCCCACCTCCAACTTCAGCCACAATTCCATCTCCAACCACTGCAGCATTGACCACACCAGCTGTGAGAGGGACACCATCTTCAACCACTGCAGTGCTGACCACACCAGCTGTGAGAGGGAAACCATCTCCTACCACTGCAGTTCTGACCACACCATCTCCAACCACTGCAGTGCCAACTACACCAGCAGTCTTCTCAGGAAGGGTTTGTGTAAGGCCTGTGATCAGAAAAAGATGCCCAGTTTGCAATATCCTCATTAATAAAAGAAACCTAAAAAAGCACATTGACCGCAAACACACAGAAGAGCCAATACAGGACATTAATGCCACATCCCATCTTGAGAGCCAGTGCATCGATAGGACAAATGGCATATTTACAGTTCTTAAAGTTACAAAGGGTCACAGTGTTCCTCTTCATATTCAGGTCAAGACATGGGGAGAACATCATAAGGTCATTTGTGAATCACATGAATGTCAGGTCAGTATGGAAGTTGCACAGAGAAGTGGCCTGTCATCATACCAGTGCAAACACATCCGCTCTGTAAATTACTGTGCATCCTCTGCAGAACCAGTCTCCCTGAAAGAAGAGATTTTATCCGAGATGGTGAAAGCAAAGTGGTTTAGTAATGAAAAGAAGAAGATTTGCCTTACTCGGCAGCAGCATGCTAACAGCAGTCACATACCACTCTCTGTTCAAACCTCGATCGGCACCCCTGAAACAAAGAAGTTCATTTCAGTATTTGAACCCAGTGTCTCCTATTACAGCAGGTTGGGGCGTGTAATGGTTGTATATGACTCAAAATTAAACACATGGCATTGTCCCTGTGCCATATTGAGGCGCTCATGTGTGcacaaatatattgcaaaatggCACCTTTTTCAGACACAACGCGACTTGTTTCGAACAGTCTTCAGCAGAGAAGAATCACCACGCAAAGAACCATATGCACAGTCTGAGAAGGATTTCAGAGAAGACAATCCTGTTTATCCTCCAAAACATCAAGGGTTAAATAATATGGTATGTTACATTCTTCAGCACAAGAAGATTCCTGTTGATCTACCAGATGATGTGCGGGTACCATCACCAGACAAAGATTACCCAAAAATCCTTTGTCCAGATGAATGTGTCTGTCAGATTTGTCCAGGTGTTGTTCCCCTCAGTGAACCCATCCTAATTACGAAGAAGGCTAAAATACTCACAAACTGGTCCATAATTGAAG atgTTGCCATTTACTGTAAGCAGTGCCCACTATGTGGAATGTTCTACCGTTATCAGGAGTGGAAAGACCACCTACATAACTTTGATGACCACAACATCCTTGCAATACCCTTATGCCTAACCTTGAGAAGCCTTCTTCAG GTGCATACATCGGTGAGCAGAGCAGTAAATTATTTGGAAGATTTGACAGGTTTGAAGTTTCCGGCACCAGACACGGTTCTTCATGCCTACTTGCATTTTGAGGCCCTTGTGGAACATGAGTACAGATACTCATGTATTACCTGTGGTGACCATCCCCCAGTGGTGATAATGGATCTACACAAAAAGGGTGTTTTCCATTTTTCTG caagtgaCACAGAGGAACCTCCTGAAAACTTCCGAGGGGACGTCAATATAGAAACATTCTGGGAGGCACTATCCAAAGAAATGATATGTCGTGGATTTGTTGCAA GTGGTGCACAAAATCCATTTGCAGTTAAACCTACGTATCACTTCTGGGCTCCTTGGATTGGCAAGAGGACACGTCGTTCAGACAATGTGCTAAACACAGAGTTTGAAAAAGTTCATTCTTCAAAGTCTGCCTCAGAGACTGCAGAAATTACGGTGACAGAGGAGAGGCTGAAAGAAGAACTTCAAAAGCAGAAG GTTATTGTTATTCGGAAACTATGCAAAGAATGTGGTCTGGACTCCACTGGCTCTCGGAGTGACCTCCTCCTCAGATTGTCCAATGAAATGAAATCGAGGCAAACATATGATAAAATCTTTGAAAAAATCTGGGGTGCCTCTG GAGGCTGGGGAGTCATCATGTGCCCATGTGGTGTagtttacagtttaaaatgcaaTCTTCGAGCAGAAAGCCCTCGAGATTTTGTTGATCTTCTGTTCTCATGGAAGCACATGCCGAACATTATCATTTATGACTTTGCACGCGGTTTAGCAACACATGCCAATCTCAGGGCACCAGAAAGCATTCCTATTCATCCACATGAGGGACGCTTGGCAGAACCCACTCAAGAAAACATTACACTTGCCAGATCTGGAAATCTGAAAGTGTCCTTGCCTTGGCTGGAGGAAAAAAAGAGTGCAAGTGATCCTCAAGGACACCCACTGACAGGATCTTCTGATCATTACATATTATCTGACCGTTTTCACGAGAACAATACCAAAGACAGTAGAGATGTTCTGAGGAAGATCACTATAGTGCCTCAACTAGCTGGAAAAATAAATAGCCAGGTTGCAGAGCAACTGTTCTCAAAGATGAGAAAAAATAACTACTTCTTGAACATGTCTCAGCCATCAACACACCTCTTTCAAATGAGGACCATAATTCACCACTATAACGaaaacaagaacaacaaagtGAGGACTAGATTAATGAAGACATTTGGATCAAAGTTGGTGATGAATATGCATGGACAGGCTGTGCTGG AAAATTCGGACATCTCTATAGACGAGCTAGTCCCCACAGACATTGAGATGGAGCATGTTACCCCGACATCAATGACGGTCCCAACCAGTA cagAAACTGAAATGGTGTGTAATTATAAATGCCTGTCTGCCAGTAGAGATTGTTGGGATTGTGTGCCAACTCATAGGCAATCAGTAATG CTTGAATGGGCTTTGGGGACAGGCGACCAAGATGAGACAATTGCTGAAGTTGGAAACGTGGTTCTGAAAAGAAAAGATTTCTGGACTCTCGGTCTCAATGAGCAGTTGGAGGCAACA CAAGATGACAGCCAAAATTGCACCTGGAACATGGATGCTAATAAAAAACAAG gatatCCCCCAACAGATTGGTGGTGTGGACTGTGGAGTCTTCATGTTGatg tatGCTCTACATCTTGCCTTGGGAGCACcctttga